In Rhizobium sp. CIAT894, the genomic window TGCGTGAAGCCGCGCACGCGCATCAGGCCATGCAACGCACCCGAAGGCTCGTAGCGATGCACCAGACCGAATTCCGCCAGCCGGATCGGCAGTTCGCGATAGGACTTCAGGCCATGCTTGAAGATCTGCACGTGGCCGGGGCAGTTCATCGGCTTCAGCGCGAAGACGCGATTATCAGCTTCCTTGTCTTCCGAATGCGTCATCGCATGCGCCGATTTCACGGCGAACATGTTTTCCTGATACCAGCCCCAGTGACCCGAGGTTTCCCAGAGCGAGGTGTCGAGCACCTGCGGCGCGTTGACTTCTTCATAATCGACGGCGAGCCGACGGCGCATATAGGCAACGAGCGTCTGGAAGATGCGCCAGCCCTTGCCATGCCAGAAGACCACACCTGGGCCCTCCTCCTGGAAATGGAACAGGTCCATTTCGCGGCCGAGCTTGCGGTGGTCACGTTTTTCGGCCTCTGCCAGCATATGCAGATAATTGTCGAGATCGGCCTGGTCGGCCCATGCAGTGCCGTAGATGCGCGACAGCATGGCGTTGTTGCTGTCGCCGCGCCAGTAGGCGCCGGCCACCTTCATCAGCTTGAAGGCGGTGCCGACCTGGCCGGTCGAAGCCATGTGCGGGCCGCGGCAAAGGTCGAACCATTCGCCCTGATTGTAGATCTTCAGATCCTGCCCTTCGGGAATAGCATCGACGAGTTCGACCTTGTACTGTTCCCCCTTGGCGGCAAACACGTCCTTGGCCTTTTCGCGCGACCAGATCTGCTTGGTGAAGGGCGCATTGCGGGCAATGATCTCCTTCATCTTCTTTTCGATCTTGGGCAGATCGTCGGGGGTGAAAGGCTCGTTCTTGGCAAAATCGTAATAGAAGCCGTTCTCGATCACGGGACCGATCGTCACCTGCGTGCCGGGCCAAAGCTCCTGCACGGCTTCGGCCATCACGTGTGCGGCGTCATGGCGGATGAGTTCCAGCGCACGGCCGTCCTTACGGGTAATGATCTCGATCTTGCCATCGGTGACGGCATCGGAAAGGTCTTGCACGGTACCATCGATCGCAATGGCAACCGCGCTCTTGGCGAGCGACTTGGAAATGGATTCGGCGACATCCCTGCCGGTCGCGCCAGCCGGAAAGCTGCGTACGGAACCATCGGGAAATGTCAGGGAAATGGCGTCAGACATCGAAATTTCTCCTTGTCCAGTCCCGCCAACGAATGCGGGTGGTTGAAATGGAAGCGCCTCCATTCTTTGGATGCACCGCCGCCTGATACTCAGATTTGCGGCGCTAGTAAAGGAGAAGCGAGGCGAAACGAAACACCGCACCTATCCGCCATAGCTTCCCGCATAGCTCTTGAGAGCCGATTTCAAGGGTTGATCGATTTCATCGTCGATAGACCCATCGTAAAGGCCGCGCCGTGACAGGCTCCTCTTTAGCGCCGTGCGGGTGAAAGGCGAAAACACCTTCAACTCATCGGTAATCTGCCTGTCGCCCTGCTGGATCGCGAGAAGGATGTTCTCGGCCGCATTATCGGAGCTGAAGGTCGCATCGTAAGCATAGGCAAGTCGATAGGCGGCTCTTCGGTACCCCGCGTCAGCGGCTCGGAGATACCATTTGATGGCTTCTTGCCGGTTGACAGCAATTCCGAGGCCATCGTCGTAGAAACGCCCGAGCGCGAACATGCCGCCGGCCGAATTCAGCTCGGCGGATTTCTTGTAATATTGGAATGCGATAGCTTGATCTTGATCCTTGCCGTTCTCGTAATACCACGCAAGATTAAGAGCGCCTGCCGCAGATCCCGCATCGGCCGCCTTCTGAAACCAGTTGCGGGCGATGGTCTGGTCCTCTTTGGTGCCAATGCCATTCTGGTAATAATAGCCGACGGCGTTCATCGCTTCAGGATATTGCTTGAAGGCCGCCATCATGAACCAGCTGAGCGCCTTGGAGCGATCAATGGGCACGCCTTGCCCATATTCGTACATATCGCCCAGGGAGTATTGGGCTTTTGCATTTCCATAGGCTCCGGCCTTCGTCAGCCATTCCAGAGCCTTGCCGAAATCCTTCAGGTTTCCATCCGCTCCTCGATAGAGAGTCCCGAGCCTGTACATCGCGTCGGCAGATTTCTTGTTCGCCGCGGCTTCGTACCACTCGATCGCTTTCGCATAGTCGCGAACGACCCCATCGCCATCCTCATATTTGATGCCGAGCAGGATCATCGCCGTGGCGTTATCAGCGGCCGCGCCTTTTTCCAGATAGTCGATCGACTTGCCGTCGTTCCGTGGCAGATTGGCATCATTGGCGTACATTTCGCCAAGCTCGGCGAAGGCCTCGATATATCCGTTCTCCGCAGCGGCCTTTAACCAGTGCACGGCTTCTCTCGAATCCTGAGCAGTACCTTCGCCTCTTTCATACATAAGCCCGACACAATACTGGGCCTTGGCCGAACCACTTTCGGCGGCCTTGAAATACCAGGCAAAGGATTTTTTGGCGTCGGCAGTCGTACCCGTACCGTCATAGGAGCGGTCCGCGACTTCAAGATATGCGTCCTCATCTCCTTCGTCGGCCGCCTTCTGGAACCATTCGAAAGCTTTCACCGCATCCTTTGGAAGACCGCTGCCGTTTTCATAACCGTAGGCAAGGACCCGCATGGCATAGGTGTCGCCCGAAGCAGCCGACTTCTCGAGCCACTTAACGCCGTTTTCGACGTCGCGAGGACCACCCGTTCCCATATAGAGCGATTGGCCGAAATGTCGGGCGCCGCTTGAATCTCCGAGTTCGGCAGATTTTTCATACCAGATGCGGGCTTCGCCCTCGTCTGCCGGCACACCTTTACCCTGCTCATATATGCTGCCCACATCCGCCATGGCACGGGCATCTCCGCGAGAGGCGGCTTCTTTCATCCAGTACATGGCTTGGTCATAGCGCGGATCGGGCATATTCAAGAAAAGCCAAGCCTTGCCGCGATAGGCAGCGACTATCCCTTGCGTAATTGCCTGATCCAGCAGGGCCTCTGCCTTGGCGAAGTCTCGCTCCGTTTCCTTGCCCGCGATGTAAACGTCTGCCAGCGTCCTCATCGCGCTGCCGTCGCCAAGCGCCACGGCTTTCTCGAGGAGATCGAGGGCCGTCCTTTTCTGCCCCTTGTCCCCATCTTTCAGATAAAATCGAGCGAGGGTCGTCATCCCATCGGCGGAGCCTTTCCGCACCAGATCGTCCAGCATGGTAACAGCGCGTTCGGTGTTATTTTCCGTTCCAATACCTCTTGTGTAAAGAAATGCGATGTCCGTTGTCGCCCTCTCATCACCCTTTTGTGCTGCAGCTGAAAGCAATTCAAAAGCCCGCTCGGCGTCGACCGAAACCCCGATCCCATCCAGA contains:
- the thrS gene encoding threonine--tRNA ligase, whose translation is MSDAISLTFPDGSVRSFPAGATGRDVAESISKSLAKSAVAIAIDGTVQDLSDAVTDGKIEIITRKDGRALELIRHDAAHVMAEAVQELWPGTQVTIGPVIENGFYYDFAKNEPFTPDDLPKIEKKMKEIIARNAPFTKQIWSREKAKDVFAAKGEQYKVELVDAIPEGQDLKIYNQGEWFDLCRGPHMASTGQVGTAFKLMKVAGAYWRGDSNNAMLSRIYGTAWADQADLDNYLHMLAEAEKRDHRKLGREMDLFHFQEEGPGVVFWHGKGWRIFQTLVAYMRRRLAVDYEEVNAPQVLDTSLWETSGHWGWYQENMFAVKSAHAMTHSEDKEADNRVFALKPMNCPGHVQIFKHGLKSYRELPIRLAEFGLVHRYEPSGALHGLMRVRGFTQDDAHIFCTDEQMAAECLKINDLILSVYEDFGFKEIVVKLSTRPEKRVGSDALWDRAEAVMTDVLKTIEAQSEGRIKTGILPGEGAFYGPKFEYTLKDAIGREWQCGTTQVDFNLPERFGAFYIDSNSEKTQPVMIHRAICGSMERFLGILIENFAGHMPLWVSPLQVVVATITSEADAYGLEVAEALRDAGLNVETDFRNEKINYKVREHSVTKVPVIIVCGRKEAEERTVNIRRLGSQEQVSMGLDAAVESLTIEATPPDLRRRAEAKKAKVA
- a CDS encoding SEL1-like repeat protein, with product MLDDLVRKGSADGMTTLARFYLKDGDKGQKRTALDLLEKAVALGDGSAMRTLADVYIAGKETERDFAKAEALLDQAITQGIVAAYRGKAWLFLNMPDPRYDQAMYWMKEAASRGDARAMADVGSIYEQGKGVPADEGEARIWYEKSAELGDSSGARHFGQSLYMGTGGPRDVENGVKWLEKSAASGDTYAMRVLAYGYENGSGLPKDAVKAFEWFQKAADEGDEDAYLEVADRSYDGTGTTADAKKSFAWYFKAAESGSAKAQYCVGLMYERGEGTAQDSREAVHWLKAAAENGYIEAFAELGEMYANDANLPRNDGKSIDYLEKGAAADNATAMILLGIKYEDGDGVVRDYAKAIEWYEAAANKKSADAMYRLGTLYRGADGNLKDFGKALEWLTKAGAYGNAKAQYSLGDMYEYGQGVPIDRSKALSWFMMAAFKQYPEAMNAVGYYYQNGIGTKEDQTIARNWFQKAADAGSAAGALNLAWYYENGKDQDQAIAFQYYKKSAELNSAGGMFALGRFYDDGLGIAVNRQEAIKWYLRAADAGYRRAAYRLAYAYDATFSSDNAAENILLAIQQGDRQITDELKVFSPFTRTALKRSLSRRGLYDGSIDDEIDQPLKSALKSYAGSYGG